In Mercurialis annua linkage group LG5, ddMerAnnu1.2, whole genome shotgun sequence, a single genomic region encodes these proteins:
- the LOC126681344 gene encoding uncharacterized protein LOC126681344, with protein sequence MCIDDYDVGIRDQVRREYLLRGPCQPYGHSFPKKKQATDMRSFKEAWFKKFAWLEYSVEKDAAFCLYCYLFANSGTRSESFTRKGFSNWKKASENFNDHVGGVDSVHNDARRNCEDFQNQRQSISHVLTSQSREMEIAYRTRLTAMLEVVRLLLWQGLAFRGHDETRDSLQRGNFIEIVNWYARKDEKVRNVIGDNAPGNNQMTSPKIQKELVSSCASQVTLAMLTELGDRKFSVLVDEARDCSVKEQMAVMLRFVNKKGEIIERFLAIEHVSDTSSRSLKAVLDMLFARHNLSLSRLRGQAYDGASNMKGEFNGLKALIQRENPFAFYVHCFAHQLQLVVVAIAKHIPVVAEFFTNISMIVNIAGASCKRRDELNKHRDAHILEQLETGELSTGKGLNQPTNLARPGDTRWGSHHVTLVRLLSMWGSALYMLERVYEDAIEREPRGKASALIKIMEDFHFVFILHLMLKLFGITNILSHALQQKDQNIVNAMNLIEVLKIKLQDLRDNGWDALLHEVSMFCNKHSIVVPDMEDQFLIPGRSARARHLVTCYHHHHNEVFLPVIDLLTVEMNNRFSESSTELLRYISCLDPRDSFSRFDQHSLICLAELYSDDFSATDLYFLREELKTYICEVRNSSDFTSCEDLAILAIKMVQTGRHSTFPLVYRLIELALILPVATASVERAFSAMKHVKSDVRNSMADEWLNDLMICFVERDIFDSIDNEDILQHFQNKANRRIQLPPLALSNS encoded by the coding sequence ATGTGTATTGATGATTATGATGTGGGAATTAGAGACCAAGTTCGAAGGGAATACTTGTTAAGGGGTCCGTGTCAACCATATGGTCATAGTTTTCCCAAAAAAAAGCAAGCAACGGATATGAGAAGTTTCAAAGAGGCGTGGTTCAAAAAATTTGCTTGGTTAGAATATAGTGTAGAGAAAGATGCAGCATTTTGTTTGTATTGCTACCTATTTGCAAATTCAGGTACAAGGAGTGAAAGTTTTACAAGGAAAGGATTTAGCAACTGGAAAAAAGCATCGGAAAATTTTAATGACCATGTTGGTGGAGTAGACAGTGTTCATAATGATGCAAGACGTAATTGTGAGGATTTTCAGAATCAACGTCAAAGCATTTCGCATGTTTTGACTTCTCAAAGTCGTGAAATGGAAATTGCCTACCGAACTCGTTTGACAGCAATGTTAGAAGTTGTTCGTCTTCTTCTTTGGCAAGGTTTAGCATTTCGTGGTCATGATGAGACTCGTGATTCTTTACAAAGGGGGAATTTTATTGAGATAGTGAATTGGTATGCTAGGAAGGATGAAAAGGTGAGAAATGTCATTGGTGATAATGCTCCTGGAAATAACCAAATGACATCTCctaaaattcaaaaagaattgGTTAGTTCTTGTGCCTCACAAGTAACATTAGCTATGCTCACCGAACTTGGAGATAGGAAATTCTCCGTACTAGTGGACGAGGCTCGTGATTGTTCGGTAAAGGAACAAATGGCAGTGATGTTAAGGTTTGTGAATAAGAAGGGTGAGATAATCGAAAGATTTCTTGCAATTGAGCATGTTAGTGACACTTCTTCAAGATCTTTAAAAGCAGTTTTGGACATGTTATTTGCTCGCCATAATTTATCTCTTTCTAGATTGCGAGGACAAGCATATGATGGAGCATCCAACATGAAGGGAGAGTTTAATGGGTTGAAAGCACTTATTCAACGGGAAAATCCTTTTGCTTTCTATGTCCATTGTTTTGCTCATCAACTGCAATTGGTGGTCGTTGCTATTGCAAAACATATTCCAGTTGTTGCTGAATTTTTTACTAACATCAGTATGATTGTTAATATTGCTGGTGCTTCTTGCAAAAGAAGAGATGAATTAAACAAACATAGGGATGCTCACATTTTGGAGCAATTGGAGACTGGTGAGCTTTCTACAGGAAAAGGGCTTAATCAACCGACTAATCTTGCAAGACCGGGTGATACTCGTTGGGGTTCACATCATGTCACTTTAGTCCGTTTGTTGTCTATGTGGGGTTCAGCCTTATATATGCTTGAAAGAGTTTATGAAGATGCAATTGAAAGAGAGCCGAGGGGGAAAGCAAGTGCCTTGATTAAAATTATGGAGGATTTTCACTTTGTATTTATTCTGCATCTGATGCTTAAGTTATTTGGTATAACAAATATATTGTCGCATGCCTTGCAACAGAAAGATCAGAATATTGTGAATGCAATGAATTTGattgaagttttaaaaataaagctaCAAGACTTGAGAGACAATGGATGGGATGCTTTACTACATGAAGTCAGCATGTTTTGTAACAAGCATAGCATTGTGGTGCCTGATATGGAAGATCAATTTCTAATTCCAGGACGGTCTGCCCGTGCGAGGCACTTGGTAACTtgttatcatcatcatcataatgAGGTTTTTCTTCCTGTGATTGATTTGCTTACTGTTGAGATGAATAATAGATTTTCCGAGTCTAGCACTGAATTATTAAGGTACATCTCTTGTCTTGATCCGAGAGACTCTTTTTCTAGATTTGATCAACACAGTTTGATTTGCCTTGCTGAACTCTATTCTGATGATTTCTCTGCTACTGACTTGTACTTCTTGAGGGAGGAGCTAAAGACATACATTTGTGAAGTAAGAAATAGTTCTGATTTTACTAGTTGTGAAGATCTTGCTATCCTTGCAATTAAGATGGTTCAAACTGGTAGACATTCTACGTTTCCATTGGTTTATCGTTTGATTGAGTTGGCTTTAATTTTACCAGTGGCTACAGCATCTGTTGAGAGAGCTTTTTCTGCAATGAAGCACGTCAAGTCAGATGTAAGGAATAGCATGGCAGATGAGTGGTTGAATGATTTGATGATATGCTTCGTTGAGAGAGATATATTTGATTCCATCGACAATGAAGACATTTTACAACATTTTCAAAACAAAGCAAACCGGCGAATTCAACTTCCACCTCTTGCTCTTTCCAATTCTTAG